The Edaphobacter sp. 12200R-103 genome contains a region encoding:
- a CDS encoding ATP-dependent helicase, whose amino-acid sequence MNPQQQEGIRTVDGPVLLLAGAGSGKTRVITHRIAYLIEERGVPADAILAVTFTNKAAKEMEERVEKILGHTTLSKPTLATFHSFCVRVLRRDIEALRVNGVGLTKTFAIYDEQDQQAVVKAALKRLGIDDKSLKPRVALGRISWAKNHMIDPQEYFLASANPLEEKIAHIYEIYRKELAKANAMDFDDLLLETVRLLKSSAEVRERYNRRYRYIMIDEYQDTNRPQYELMKLLAGPEKNVCVVGDEDQSIYSWRGADIKNILDFEKDFPNGKTIRLEQNYRSTQVILEGAGAVVSQNTQRKGKNLWTAREGGSLIGYYEAPDGENEALFIADRIQRYLREAGQQEEQPRCAVLYRTNSQSRLVEEALRRYQIQYHMVGGFSFYDRAEVKDLLSYLKLVQNPHDSIALQRVVNSPPRGIGKTTMETLERMALSSGMSTWDAMARAMEDRLLPQRTLNALEGFRRLIDDARAMAGPGFAEKLEADVHEDASDDISFDVAEFTIEPEQNDAAAEPEAAGENEEFDTSFNFAFDFGPSEEISTIAAENSEDSDAEHGIDSASFNPFAPVVLKEEKPRKNTANPSTSLRSAQNDTRLRAEDGASNQEREAFRTPGGRATLPELIKFLNDRSGYIRSLEDEGTPEAFSRIENLKELANAAQDAEERGETLDTFLDHAALSSDADQYSAEAKVTLMTMHAAKGLEFPLVFVAGMEEGLFPSARTMMDPSGLEEERRLCYVGMTRAMDTLVMTRARHRRRYGSDMPDATVASRFLEEVPSRLMEDLGSPPERPQFGGDYSRLYSTPYPKANRFGRGEHEDTERHWNYEDEDQSGGRGAAGTSRDRGTGRGFSGGSGSLDNIASFFAGRGQKVPGAKPGRPKMEVAAPAGKTGLQQGTRVRHPKYGEGMVFRREGDGDDAKITVQFQQHGVKKLVEKFAQLERL is encoded by the coding sequence ATGAACCCTCAGCAACAGGAGGGAATTCGCACGGTGGATGGCCCTGTGTTGCTGCTTGCAGGCGCAGGCAGCGGCAAGACAAGAGTGATTACGCACCGCATCGCTTACCTGATTGAAGAGCGCGGCGTTCCCGCCGATGCCATCCTTGCCGTCACCTTCACCAACAAGGCTGCGAAGGAGATGGAGGAACGCGTCGAGAAGATACTTGGCCATACCACGCTCAGCAAGCCCACGCTTGCAACTTTTCACAGCTTCTGCGTGCGCGTGTTGCGGCGTGACATTGAAGCATTGCGCGTGAATGGTGTCGGCCTGACGAAGACCTTCGCAATTTATGACGAGCAGGATCAGCAAGCGGTTGTGAAAGCCGCGCTGAAGCGCCTGGGCATCGATGACAAGAGCCTGAAGCCGCGGGTGGCGCTGGGAAGGATCAGCTGGGCTAAGAACCACATGATCGACCCGCAGGAGTACTTCCTTGCCTCGGCCAATCCTCTTGAGGAGAAGATCGCACACATCTATGAGATCTACCGCAAGGAGCTGGCCAAGGCGAACGCGATGGACTTCGACGATCTTCTGCTGGAGACGGTGCGGCTGCTGAAGTCTTCTGCCGAGGTGCGGGAGCGGTATAACCGGCGTTATCGCTACATCATGATCGACGAGTACCAGGACACGAACCGTCCGCAGTATGAGCTGATGAAGCTGCTGGCCGGGCCGGAGAAGAATGTCTGCGTGGTCGGAGATGAAGACCAGTCGATCTATAGCTGGCGCGGGGCTGACATTAAAAATATTCTGGACTTCGAGAAGGACTTTCCGAACGGAAAGACGATTCGCCTGGAGCAGAACTACCGCTCGACGCAGGTGATTCTTGAGGGCGCGGGTGCTGTCGTCTCGCAGAACACGCAGCGCAAGGGCAAGAACCTGTGGACGGCTCGCGAGGGTGGCTCGCTGATTGGATACTATGAAGCGCCGGACGGAGAGAACGAGGCGCTGTTTATCGCAGACCGCATTCAACGGTACCTGCGCGAGGCGGGCCAGCAGGAGGAGCAGCCGCGATGCGCAGTGCTTTATCGCACGAACTCACAGTCGCGACTGGTGGAAGAGGCTCTGCGGCGATACCAGATCCAGTACCACATGGTTGGTGGATTCAGCTTCTATGATCGCGCCGAGGTAAAAGACCTGCTGAGTTATCTGAAGCTGGTGCAGAACCCACATGACTCGATCGCGTTGCAGAGAGTTGTGAACTCACCTCCGCGCGGCATCGGCAAGACGACGATGGAGACGCTCGAGCGGATGGCGTTAAGTTCGGGCATGAGCACGTGGGATGCAATGGCGCGCGCGATGGAAGATCGTCTCTTGCCGCAACGCACGCTCAATGCGCTGGAGGGTTTTCGCAGGCTGATTGACGATGCGCGCGCGATGGCGGGTCCGGGATTTGCGGAGAAGCTTGAAGCGGACGTGCATGAAGACGCGAGTGACGATATTTCGTTCGATGTGGCAGAGTTCACTATCGAGCCGGAACAAAATGACGCTGCGGCAGAGCCAGAGGCTGCAGGCGAGAATGAGGAGTTCGATACCAGCTTCAATTTTGCCTTCGACTTCGGGCCGAGTGAGGAGATTTCGACCATAGCGGCGGAGAACTCAGAGGACTCGGATGCGGAGCATGGGATCGATTCGGCGAGTTTCAATCCGTTTGCTCCTGTGGTGCTGAAGGAGGAGAAGCCGAGGAAGAATACTGCAAATCCTTCGACTTCGCTGCGCTCCGCTCAGAATGACACCCGTTTGCGAGCGGAAGACGGCGCCTCGAACCAAGAGAGAGAAGCGTTTCGCACGCCCGGCGGACGAGCTACGCTGCCGGAGCTGATCAAATTTCTGAATGATCGCAGCGGTTATATACGGTCGCTTGAGGACGAAGGAACCCCGGAGGCATTTTCGCGGATCGAAAACCTGAAGGAACTTGCCAACGCGGCGCAGGACGCGGAGGAACGCGGCGAAACGCTCGATACATTTCTGGATCATGCCGCCCTGTCAAGCGATGCAGACCAGTACTCGGCCGAAGCCAAAGTTACCCTGATGACGATGCATGCTGCCAAGGGCCTGGAATTCCCGTTGGTCTTTGTGGCAGGCATGGAGGAAGGCCTCTTCCCGAGCGCGCGGACCATGATGGACCCCAGCGGCCTGGAGGAGGAGCGTCGACTCTGCTACGTGGGCATGACGCGCGCCATGGACACGCTGGTCATGACGCGGGCGCGGCATCGCCGCAGGTACGGCAGCGATATGCCGGACGCTACGGTGGCTTCGCGGTTTCTGGAGGAGGTTCCGTCGCGGCTGATGGAAGATCTTGGCAGTCCTCCGGAGAGGCCGCAGTTCGGCGGAGATTACAGCAGGCTGTATTCCACACCGTACCCCAAGGCAAATCGCTTTGGGCGCGGGGAACATGAGGATACGGAACGCCACTGGAACTATGAGGATGAGGACCAGAGCGGAGGGCGCGGGGCCGCCGGAACATCAAGAGACCGGGGAACCGGGCGTGGATTTTCAGGCGGGTCGGGGTCGCTGGACAACATTGCGAGCTTCTTTGCTGGACGTGGGCAGAAGGTCCCTGGCGCGAAGCCAGGCCGCCCGAAGATGGAAGTTGCCGCGCCGGCAGGCAAGACCGGTCTGCAGCAGGGAACGAGGGTCCGGCACCCGAAATACGGGGAAGGAATGGTGTTTCGTCGCGAAGGGGATGGGGATGACGCCAAGATTACAGTACAATTTCAACAGCATGGCGTGAAGAAGCTGGTGGAGAAGTTTGCCCAGTTGGAGCGCCTCTAA
- a CDS encoding TIGR00730 family Rossman fold protein — MIRNVAVFCASSSGADPAYHDAAVELGHLLAQQDIGLIYGGANVGLMRAVAESALLHGGRVVGVIPEVLVDLEIAHRGLTELHITTSMHTRKAMMGELADAFLVLPGGFGTLEEMFEVLTWQSLRLHQKPTVLINIGGFYDKLIEFLDHCVEQGVLRPHARENLRIVSGIPEAFRLLLPA, encoded by the coding sequence GTGATCCGAAACGTTGCTGTCTTCTGCGCCTCTTCTAGCGGGGCAGACCCTGCTTATCATGATGCAGCTGTCGAGCTTGGTCACCTGCTCGCCCAGCAGGACATCGGTCTTATCTATGGCGGCGCTAACGTCGGCCTCATGCGGGCCGTGGCTGAATCTGCTCTTCTGCATGGAGGACGTGTTGTCGGCGTCATCCCCGAGGTGCTCGTTGACCTCGAGATTGCACACCGTGGCTTGACCGAACTGCACATCACCACCAGCATGCACACCCGCAAGGCAATGATGGGTGAGCTGGCCGACGCCTTCCTTGTGCTTCCTGGAGGCTTCGGCACACTCGAAGAGATGTTTGAGGTACTCACCTGGCAATCACTTCGTCTGCACCAGAAGCCGACGGTCCTCATCAACATCGGCGGCTTCTACGACAAGCTCATCGAGTTTCTCGATCATTGTGTCGAACAGGGTGTCTTGAGGCCCCACGCGCGCGAGAATCTGCGCATTGTCTCAGGAATTCCAGAAGCTTTTCGGCTGCTGCTTCCCGCCTAG
- the hmpA gene encoding NO-inducible flavohemoprotein, whose amino-acid sequence MQQQQKEIVKATVPVLQQYGEAITTEFYKTLFAEHPALLNIFNPANQRSGGQARSLAASILTYAAHIDHLEQLGGMVNRIAHKHASLEVQPEHYPIVGDHLLRAIRAVLGEAATPEIIAAWGAAYQQLATIMIGTEKNLYREGTTQPGGWTGYKPLTVVRKVAESETITSFYLESPDGSPLPPFRPGQYLAVRAHVADAPFQQIRQYSLSKTSEGRQYRISVKRELAPGHIAAAENGLISNHLHDEVNEGDSILAHVPQGDFVLQDSQRPVVLLSGGVGITPAICMLHHLAANAPYRPVLFIHATLQGNHHAFRKEIGELVSGFSHLRSLTFYERPSDADKLGIDYDHAGRISTEILASQLPQQDAEFYYCGPVGFMNAVDSILDALNIPPASRYSEAFAPDPSFATEVARA is encoded by the coding sequence ATGCAGCAACAGCAGAAGGAAATCGTCAAAGCCACCGTTCCAGTACTGCAACAGTACGGAGAAGCCATCACCACTGAGTTCTACAAGACGCTCTTCGCGGAGCACCCTGCGCTTCTGAATATCTTCAACCCCGCCAACCAGCGGAGCGGTGGACAGGCACGCAGTCTCGCAGCTTCCATCCTTACCTATGCTGCCCACATCGACCATCTGGAGCAGCTTGGCGGTATGGTGAACCGGATCGCTCACAAGCATGCCAGCCTTGAGGTGCAGCCGGAGCACTACCCCATCGTTGGCGATCATCTGCTTCGCGCCATCCGCGCCGTGCTTGGTGAGGCGGCAACCCCTGAGATCATCGCAGCCTGGGGGGCGGCTTATCAGCAGTTGGCCACCATCATGATCGGCACCGAAAAGAACCTCTACAGAGAGGGCACGACGCAGCCGGGCGGATGGACTGGTTACAAGCCGTTGACCGTTGTCCGCAAGGTGGCTGAAAGCGAGACCATCACCTCCTTCTACCTGGAATCGCCCGACGGCTCTCCTCTCCCGCCCTTCCGCCCGGGACAGTATCTTGCGGTCAGGGCGCATGTGGCCGATGCTCCCTTTCAGCAGATTCGCCAGTACAGCCTTTCAAAGACCAGCGAGGGCCGTCAGTACCGCATCAGCGTTAAGCGCGAGCTTGCGCCGGGGCACATTGCGGCTGCAGAGAACGGCCTTATCTCCAACCACCTTCACGATGAGGTCAATGAGGGGGACTCCATTCTCGCGCACGTCCCGCAGGGAGATTTCGTTCTCCAGGATAGCCAGCGCCCTGTGGTGTTGCTGAGCGGTGGCGTTGGAATTACCCCGGCGATCTGCATGTTGCACCACCTGGCTGCAAATGCACCCTATCGGCCTGTGCTCTTCATCCACGCGACCCTGCAGGGAAATCATCACGCCTTCCGCAAGGAGATCGGTGAGCTTGTCTCCGGCTTCTCGCACCTGCGCTCGTTGACCTTCTACGAAAGGCCCTCTGATGCGGACAAACTCGGCATCGACTACGACCATGCCGGTCGTATCTCCACAGAGATCCTTGCTTCGCAGCTGCCCCAGCAGGATGCGGAGTTTTACTATTGCGGGCCAGTGGGATTCATGAACGCCGTCGACAGCATTCTGGATGCTCTTAACATCCCGCCAGCCTCCCGCTATAGTGAAGCTTTCGCCCCCGATCCGTCCTTTGCGACCGAGGTTGCGCGGGCGTAG
- a CDS encoding Rrf2 family transcriptional regulator → MTITRFSDLALRLLMYLGSRAEPMKATVTVREAAELFNVPYTHLVKVAHQLGQQGFLITAKGAGGGLRLARSADSIRLGEILRISEPSDAVVDCVSQPCPLAGACLLKGALDSAYAAFLDTLDRYTLAEVARTPRLQKLVSIKV, encoded by the coding sequence ATGACGATCACCCGTTTCTCGGATCTGGCCCTGCGCCTTCTGATGTATCTCGGCAGTCGAGCCGAGCCCATGAAGGCCACGGTCACGGTCCGGGAGGCGGCTGAACTCTTCAACGTTCCCTACACTCACCTGGTCAAGGTGGCCCATCAGCTGGGCCAGCAGGGATTTCTCATTACCGCCAAAGGCGCCGGCGGTGGGCTACGGCTTGCGCGTTCAGCCGACTCCATACGCCTCGGCGAAATCCTGCGCATTTCAGAACCGTCTGATGCGGTAGTCGACTGCGTCAGCCAGCCCTGTCCTCTTGCCGGGGCATGCCTGCTGAAGGGCGCGCTGGACAGCGCCTATGCTGCCTTTCTCGATACGCTCGACCGATACACCCTGGCCGAGGTAGCACGCACACCGCGCCTCCAGAAGCTGGTCTCTATCAAAGTCTGA
- a CDS encoding gamma-butyrobetaine hydroxylase-like domain-containing protein encodes MSHEGIRFVSAEQSAREAATEKHLPVEAVTPAKVRIHKTEGTGVEVDWKDGHKSAWSFAWLRNGCPCATCHEEREQNGRKPGEPKPRPQSLLPMYEAPARPVEITPVGNYAVKFKWNDGHESGIYSWEYLRRVCQCPECSGKN; translated from the coding sequence ATGAGTCACGAGGGGATCAGGTTCGTCAGCGCGGAACAATCTGCAAGAGAGGCTGCCACGGAGAAGCATCTTCCGGTGGAAGCGGTTACTCCAGCCAAAGTGCGGATTCATAAGACGGAAGGCACAGGAGTCGAAGTCGACTGGAAAGACGGGCACAAGAGCGCGTGGAGCTTCGCATGGTTGCGGAATGGATGTCCCTGCGCGACCTGCCATGAAGAGCGCGAGCAGAATGGCCGCAAACCGGGAGAGCCGAAGCCCAGGCCACAGTCTCTGCTGCCGATGTATGAGGCTCCAGCGCGGCCGGTCGAGATCACTCCAGTAGGCAACTATGCCGTGAAGTTCAAGTGGAATGACGGGCACGAAAGCGGCATCTATTCCTGGGAGTATCTGCGGCGCGTGTGCCAGTGTCCGGAGTGCAGCGGGAAGAACTGA
- a CDS encoding sulfite exporter TauE/SafE family protein — protein MVSGIITHWRYAWLVAASSIAGVMNAMAGGGSFLSFPAMLGVGVLPIQANATNTVALWPGQLTSVAALHGDMRKDLLPAICIASALGGVSGAVILLHTHQMTFLHLIPWLLLGATILFGLSGPVSRWMRQRSAIPHAERKISPLLVFLALLPICFYIGYFGAGGGFLVMTVLALFGVEEMHTLNSMKVLAACLSNLSAVLTFVLTGAIVWHYCIVSMLFAGTGGYIGAQYARRMNPNVLRAIVVITGCLVASYFFWRNGL, from the coding sequence ATGGTTTCCGGCATAATCACGCACTGGCGCTATGCCTGGCTGGTCGCCGCCTCGTCGATCGCCGGGGTGATGAACGCGATGGCGGGCGGAGGGTCGTTTCTTTCATTCCCTGCCATGCTTGGCGTCGGCGTTCTACCGATTCAGGCGAATGCCACCAATACCGTAGCCCTATGGCCGGGACAGTTGACTTCGGTCGCGGCCTTGCACGGAGATATGCGAAAGGACCTGCTGCCAGCGATCTGCATCGCTTCGGCCCTTGGAGGTGTCTCCGGAGCGGTGATTCTGCTGCACACGCATCAGATGACCTTTCTGCACCTGATTCCCTGGCTGCTGCTGGGGGCGACGATTCTCTTCGGCCTGAGCGGACCGGTCTCGCGCTGGATGCGGCAACGCTCGGCGATTCCGCATGCAGAGCGAAAGATATCTCCCCTGCTGGTCTTTCTGGCGCTGCTGCCAATCTGCTTTTATATCGGCTACTTCGGCGCCGGGGGTGGATTTCTGGTGATGACGGTGCTGGCACTGTTTGGCGTAGAGGAGATGCACACACTGAATTCGATGAAGGTCCTGGCGGCGTGCCTCTCCAATCTCTCCGCTGTATTGACGTTTGTACTGACGGGCGCAATCGTGTGGCATTACTGTATCGTCTCCATGCTTTTTGCCGGCACAGGAGGCTACATCGGAGCGCAATATGCTCGCAGGATGAATCCGAACGTCCTACGGGCCATCGTCGTCATAACCGGGTGCCTGGTAGCGTCGTACTTCTTCTGGAGAAATGGATTGTGA
- a CDS encoding ATP-binding cassette domain-containing protein, with amino-acid sequence MLVEARGLTKEYGEGTRVVEDVSFAIARGETLGLVGESGSGKSTVARMLLRLVEPTAGEVRYDGRDLLAMRAGELRAMRRKMQVVFQDPFAALNPRMKVRDILAEPFAIHGERCDRARLEQMLHEVGLDASALGRYPHEFSGGQRQRVNIARALALRPEFLVLDEPVSALDVSVGAQVVNLLRELQQRYGLTYLFISHSMPLVRYLCDCVAVMKRGRLVELGTCEQVCDSPRETYTRELVAATPEIRLNAAE; translated from the coding sequence ATGTTGGTAGAAGCGCGCGGGCTAACGAAGGAATACGGCGAAGGTACGCGCGTGGTGGAGGATGTCTCGTTTGCGATTGCGCGTGGTGAGACGCTGGGGCTGGTGGGCGAGTCAGGCTCGGGCAAGAGCACGGTAGCGCGCATGCTGCTGCGCCTGGTGGAACCGACGGCGGGTGAGGTGCGGTATGACGGGCGCGATCTGCTGGCGATGCGCGCAGGCGAACTGCGGGCGATGCGGCGCAAGATGCAGGTGGTGTTCCAGGATCCCTTCGCGGCGCTCAATCCACGGATGAAGGTACGGGATATTCTCGCGGAGCCGTTCGCGATCCACGGGGAACGCTGCGACCGGGCTCGGCTGGAGCAGATGCTGCATGAGGTCGGTCTGGACGCGTCGGCGTTGGGACGATATCCGCATGAGTTCAGCGGAGGACAGCGCCAGAGGGTCAACATTGCTCGCGCGCTGGCGCTGCGTCCGGAGTTTTTGGTGCTGGATGAGCCGGTAAGCGCTCTGGATGTCAGCGTGGGGGCACAGGTGGTGAATCTACTGCGGGAGCTGCAGCAGCGTTATGGGCTGACGTATCTGTTCATCTCGCACTCGATGCCGCTGGTGCGATATCTGTGCGATTGCGTTGCGGTGATGAAGCGGGGCCGACTAGTTGAGTTGGGGACATGCGAGCAGGTCTGCGATTCGCCCCGGGAGACGTATACGCGTGAGCTGGTCGCGGCTACGCCGGAGATCCGGCTGAACGCGGCAGAGTAA
- a CDS encoding amidase, translated as MSEQLGGMDRRRFLNVCSAVGLGQTLLPGVLWGMAVQQARPSTPATPEPAGVDHDHLAKITPEMIDAAAAIAAVKLTDAQKKQVIEALREQRDSVLVIRSMHIQNSVPPAFLFDPIPAGMKLDPVKKPMRISKAPKVQALANGGEDALAFASVRELAELVKTRKVSSVALTKMYLARLKRYDPRLHFVITLTEERALRQAAVADKEIAAGKYRGPLHGIPWGAKDLLAVKRYPTTWGAAGFEQQSFDYDATVVQRLDAAGAVLVAKLTMGALAQGDLWFGGRTRNPWNPKQGSSGSSAGSASAVSAGCVGFAIGTETLGSISSPSTRCGVTGLRPTFGFVPRTGAMTLSWTMDKIGPICRSVEDCALVMSAIYGPDGQDRTVKDAAFNWDAEYDWKKLRVGYLKSEFDAPVLEKDASDKRRREAERDTYDLKYGHAALAALRRMGVMLKEVKMPKGYHFGDITPVLSAEAAAAFDELTLSGRDALLNGQEDFDWPNSFRRARFYSAVDYVQAQRARMLAIDAMAKLFDEVDVVVTPSDGAQLSGTNLTGHPAVIVPNGVRGEDAPKPEHDGDGDRRNVGGPGTPVSLTFLGGLYSDARLAAFARAYQDATGFHRLHPKLD; from the coding sequence ATGAGCGAACAATTGGGTGGGATGGACCGGCGCAGGTTTCTGAACGTGTGCTCTGCTGTGGGACTGGGGCAGACGCTGCTTCCTGGAGTTCTGTGGGGAATGGCAGTGCAACAGGCGAGGCCCTCGACCCCGGCGACGCCTGAGCCCGCCGGAGTGGACCATGATCATCTGGCGAAGATTACGCCGGAGATGATTGACGCGGCAGCAGCGATTGCAGCGGTAAAGCTGACGGATGCGCAGAAGAAGCAGGTCATCGAAGCGCTACGCGAGCAGAGGGATTCCGTGCTGGTGATTCGCAGCATGCATATCCAGAACAGTGTGCCTCCGGCGTTTCTGTTCGATCCTATTCCTGCGGGAATGAAGCTCGATCCCGTAAAGAAACCGATGCGAATCAGCAAGGCCCCAAAAGTTCAGGCGCTGGCGAATGGAGGTGAGGACGCGCTGGCGTTCGCCTCGGTGCGAGAGTTGGCGGAGCTAGTGAAGACGAGGAAGGTGAGCTCGGTTGCCCTGACGAAGATGTATCTTGCGCGGCTCAAGCGCTACGATCCGCGGCTGCACTTTGTGATTACGCTGACGGAGGAGCGCGCGCTGCGGCAGGCTGCGGTGGCCGATAAGGAGATTGCTGCGGGTAAGTATCGAGGGCCGCTGCATGGCATTCCCTGGGGCGCGAAGGACCTGCTGGCGGTTAAGAGGTATCCCACGACGTGGGGTGCGGCGGGATTTGAGCAGCAGAGCTTTGACTACGACGCCACGGTCGTTCAGAGACTGGACGCTGCCGGTGCGGTGCTGGTGGCGAAGCTGACGATGGGTGCGTTGGCGCAGGGGGATTTGTGGTTTGGAGGGCGGACGAGGAACCCCTGGAATCCGAAGCAGGGGTCGAGCGGATCGTCTGCCGGGAGCGCGAGTGCGGTGTCGGCGGGGTGTGTTGGATTTGCGATCGGGACGGAGACGCTGGGTTCGATCTCCTCGCCGAGCACGCGCTGCGGCGTAACCGGACTGCGGCCGACGTTCGGATTTGTACCGCGCACCGGAGCCATGACGCTGAGCTGGACCATGGACAAGATCGGGCCGATCTGCCGCAGCGTGGAGGACTGTGCTCTGGTGATGAGCGCGATCTATGGGCCGGATGGGCAGGACCGCACGGTGAAAGATGCGGCGTTCAACTGGGATGCGGAGTATGACTGGAAGAAGCTGCGGGTGGGATATCTGAAGAGCGAGTTCGATGCGCCGGTGCTGGAGAAGGACGCTTCGGACAAGCGCAGGCGTGAGGCTGAGCGCGACACTTACGACTTGAAGTACGGTCACGCTGCACTGGCGGCGCTCCGCAGGATGGGGGTGATGCTGAAGGAGGTGAAGATGCCTAAGGGATATCACTTCGGCGACATCACTCCTGTGCTGAGTGCGGAGGCTGCGGCGGCCTTCGACGAGCTGACGCTGAGCGGGCGCGATGCCCTGCTGAACGGGCAGGAGGACTTCGACTGGCCGAATAGTTTTCGACGCGCGAGGTTCTATTCGGCAGTGGATTACGTGCAGGCGCAGAGGGCGCGTATGCTGGCGATCGACGCGATGGCGAAGCTGTTCGATGAGGTGGACGTGGTTGTGACGCCGAGCGACGGTGCGCAGCTTTCCGGGACCAACCTGACGGGGCATCCTGCGGTGATTGTGCCGAATGGAGTGCGAGGAGAGGATGCTCCGAAGCCGGAGCATGATGGCGATGGAGATCGCAGGAATGTTGGTGGGCCGGGCACGCCGGTGTCGCTGACGTTTCTGGGAGGCCTGTACTCGGATGCGCGGCTGGCCGCGTTCGCGAGGGCGTATCAGGATGCGACGGGATTTCACCGGCTGCATCCGAAGCTTGATTGA